In the genome of Candidatus Methylomirabilis tolerans, one region contains:
- a CDS encoding HAD hydrolase-like protein, whose product MENKARGILLDFDHTLFDTDRFFWIDLKSAFARFGVPDDAWEKSYEAIWPSGYSLAKHLEELARLGAVADPAAAQTMLEALESAFSDLRPYLFPDVLGFLDTARLRGFELILLSFGDPAWQSYKVRASGINPYFTQILYTAKETGKAALCAERASQYGELHAIDNNPTDLDAMKTSIPWLQTHLICRVEPSIPGVADPPTPDRFREAARYLTIPCRLPHHRCHSLKEVCLS is encoded by the coding sequence ATGGAAAATAAGGCGCGAGGCATCCTGCTGGATTTCGATCACACCCTCTTTGATACCGATCGTTTCTTCTGGATCGATCTCAAGTCCGCCTTTGCCCGATTCGGCGTCCCCGATGACGCCTGGGAAAAGAGCTACGAAGCGATCTGGCCATCAGGATATTCGCTGGCGAAGCACCTCGAAGAGCTTGCTCGTCTTGGCGCGGTTGCTGATCCTGCAGCAGCACAGACGATGCTGGAGGCGCTTGAGAGCGCCTTCTCGGATCTCCGTCCGTATCTTTTTCCCGACGTCCTGGGGTTCCTGGACACTGCGCGATTACGAGGGTTCGAACTGATCCTTCTCTCCTTCGGTGATCCGGCCTGGCAGAGCTATAAGGTGCGGGCCTCCGGGATCAACCCGTACTTCACGCAGATCCTGTACACGGCCAAAGAGACGGGCAAGGCCGCGCTCTGCGCTGAGCGTGCGTCGCAGTACGGAGAGCTTCATGCCATCGACAACAATCCGACTGATCTCGATGCCATGAAGACGTCAATCCCGTGGCTGCAGACGCACCTGATCTGTCGCGTGGAGCCATCCATCCCTGGGGTGGCCGACCCGCCGACGCCGGATCGCTTCCGCGAGGCCGCCAGGTATCTCACGATCCCGTGCCGTCTGCCGCATCATCGGTGTCAT